In one Pirellulales bacterium genomic region, the following are encoded:
- a CDS encoding transporter substrate-binding protein, giving the protein CEKAGSFDPDKVRAAALGLEFESPSGKRKVAENQHTWMPCFVGEIQKDGQFKIVYKHEGLIAPQAYSKYLHPDGKIPAPTGGPKKE; this is encoded by the coding sequence TTGCGAGAAGGCTGGAAGCTTCGATCCCGACAAAGTCCGTGCGGCTGCTTTGGGTCTGGAGTTCGAGTCGCCGAGCGGTAAGCGCAAGGTCGCCGAAAATCAGCACACCTGGATGCCGTGCTTCGTCGGCGAAATTCAAAAAGATGGCCAGTTCAAGATCGTGTATAAACACGAAGGCTTGATCGCTCCGCAGGCGTATAGCAAATATTTGCATCCGGACGGAAAGATTCCGGCTCCGACCGGCGGACCGAAAAAGGAATAA
- a CDS encoding MOSC domain-containing protein, whose protein sequence is MKLISINVGQPRVVDWKGKEYTTGIFKYPVDGPIVLRKLNLEGDKQVDLSVHGGPDRPVYVYPAEHYDFWKTALNQPVLLPWGSFGENFTSSGILEDDIHIGDHIRFGSVVLMPTQPRMPCVKLGIRFNDAAMVKRFMETERCGFYMAVVKEGEVTAGDKIEIVSRAENSMSIIELRRIYMAKDEPAAIQRALNLPALSQDWREQFLKRLADCEPATTSTT, encoded by the coding sequence ATGAAACTGATCTCGATCAACGTCGGGCAACCTCGTGTGGTCGACTGGAAGGGGAAGGAATACACGACCGGAATTTTTAAGTATCCGGTCGATGGGCCGATCGTATTGCGAAAACTTAACCTTGAGGGCGACAAGCAGGTCGATCTTTCGGTGCATGGCGGTCCCGACCGGCCCGTCTATGTTTATCCGGCCGAGCATTACGATTTTTGGAAAACGGCGCTGAACCAGCCCGTGCTGCTACCCTGGGGCAGTTTTGGCGAGAATTTCACGTCTTCGGGCATTTTGGAAGACGACATTCACATCGGCGATCATATCCGTTTTGGCTCCGTCGTGCTCATGCCCACGCAGCCGCGAATGCCGTGTGTGAAGCTCGGCATCCGCTTCAACGATGCCGCCATGGTGAAGCGGTTCATGGAAACCGAACGCTGCGGATTCTACATGGCCGTGGTGAAGGAAGGCGAAGTGACGGCCGGCGACAAGATCGAAATCGTCTCGCGGGCGGAGAATTCGATGTCGATCATCGAACTGCGGCGGATCTATATGGCCAAGGACGAGCCGGCCGCGATTCAGCGCGCCTTGAATCTGCCGGCTTTGTCGCAGGATTGGCGAGAGCAGTTTCTCAAACGATTAGCCGACTGCGAACCAGCCACGACCAGCACAACGTGA